From the Primulina tabacum isolate GXHZ01 chromosome 15, ASM2559414v2, whole genome shotgun sequence genome, one window contains:
- the LOC142527580 gene encoding dolichyl pyrophosphate Glc1Man9GlcNAc2 alpha-1,3-glucosyltransferase, whose product MEELPHHRRQIVGICWPALVAAAVKLLLIPAYRSTDFEVHRNWLALTHSLPLSRWYSDTTSPWTLDYPPFFAYFENFLSFFASRVDPTMTHLHDGLNYASDLTILFQRLSVIVTDVVLIYSVYRLTKGGDFRKIERFFIWILVIWSPGLFIVDHLHFQYNGFLLGMLLLSISCLENGRDVMGGFVFAVLLCFKHLFAVAAPVYFVYLLRHYCRGGWVKGFVRLVVLGTTVLALFGAAFGPFLYHGQIQQVFRRMFPFGRGLCHAYWAPNFWVFYIMLDKVFAFLLVKLGFYIEAPKASFTGGLVGDFSPFSVLPRITPMITFILVLLAISPCLVKVWRNPTPKMVGRWVSYAYTCGFLFGWHVHEKASLHFVIPLSVTALKSADDAKHYFFLSIVSCYSLFPLLFEAQEYPIKVTFLLLYATLAWLGFSSRFPRTKPSSPMKETKENKSGIPVFSIGYLGQSYLFGLIVVEIWGQFLHPIIFEDRLPFLPLMMISIYCAIGMMYSWIWQLRQITMLH is encoded by the exons ATGGAGGAGCTCCCCCATCACCGCCGCCAGATAGTCGGCATTTGTTGGCCGGCTCTAGTAGCCGCTGCCGTGAAACTCCTCCTTATCCCCGCCTACCGCAGCACCGATTTCGAAGTTCACCGCAACTGGCTAGCTCTCACACATTCACTTCCTCTCTCCCGCTGGTATTCCGACACAACTAGCCCATGGACCCTCGATTACCCACCATTCTTTGCTTACTTCGAGAATTTCCTCTCATTCTTCGCATCCCGAGTGGATCCCACCATGACCCACCTCCACGACGGCCTCAACTACGCCTCAGACCTCACCATCCTTTTCCAACGCCTCTCCGTGATAGTCACCGACGTCGTTTTGATATATTCGGTTTATAGATTGACAAAAGGCGGAGACTTTAGGAAAATTGAGAGGTTTTTTATCTGGATTCTGGTTATTTGGTCACCTGGGTTGTTTATAGTTGACCATTTGCATTTTCAGTACAATGGGTTTCTGTTGGGGATGCTGTTGTTGTCAATTTCATGCCTTGAGAATGGGAGGGATGTGATGGGAGGATTTGTATTCGCCGTTTTGCTCTGTTTTAAGCACCTTTTTGCGGTTGCTGCTCCcgtttattttgtatatttgttGAGGCATTATTGTAGGGGTGGCTGGGTTAAGGGATTTGTGAGGTTAGTGGTGCTGGGCACCACTGTTTTGGCTCTTTTTGGTGCTGCTTTTGGGCCTTTTTTGTACCACGGACAG ATACAACAAGTTTTCCGCCGTATGTTTCCTTTTGGCAGGGGACTTTGCCATGCATACTGGGCTCCTAATTTCTGGGTATTTTATATAATGTTGGATAAAGTTTTCGCCTTTTTGCTCGTGAAGCTTGGTTTTTATATTGAAGCTCCAAAAGCTTCATTCACTGGCGGTTTAGTGGGTGATTTCTCGCCTTTTTCTGTATTACCCAGG ATCACCCCGATGATTACATTCATCCTGGTCCTCTTGGCAATATCTCCTTGTCTAGTGAAGGTTTGGAGAAATCCCACACCAAAAATGGTTGGTCGATGGGTATCCTACGCTTATACGTGTGGCTTTCTATTTGGTTGGCATGTTCATGAGAAGGCTTCACTTCACTTCGTGATTCCCCTTTCCGTTACAGCCCTTAAAAGTGCGGATGATGCAAAGCATTACTTCTTTCTTTCCATAG TGTCCTGCTACTCGCTCTTCCCTCTTCTATTTGAAGCCCAAGAATATCCAATCAAAGTTACATTTCTTCTTCTTTATGCTACTCTCGCTTGGCTCGGGTTTTCCTCTCGTTTCCCGAGGACAAAGCCGAGTTCCCCCATGAAGgaaacaaaggaaaacaaatCGGGAATCCCTGTTTTCTCCATTGGATATTTGGGACAATCCTACTTGTTTGGGTTAATAGTGGTTGAGATATGGGGACAATTTTTGCATCCCATCATTTTTGAGGATCGACTACCATTTTTACCGCTGATGATGATCTCTATATATTGTGCTATAGGAATGATGTATTCATGGATCTGGCAACTGAGACAAATTACCATGCTACATTGA
- the LOC142526686 gene encoding uncharacterized protein LOC142526686: MFINFFFIRHNNLELSENWGIMGSNSSPMVSSKSSSSPRKLSGPSGSIINRTKRKLSSLFCASFNSRSTFELEDCPGKSFVTATKKIAPVSNDFHYSMVESSSVLSPHMVSTSFLYENGDSSRRNSSIVDEAFVESSLINLRTSRDHIDFSNTRESLPFQPGEELVSENATNRVSTADATAEITPFICAAHDQSRSLSQGLTVSRADVDLDYNYSDLRSLSVVSDSVPRFQFPGDDHSHVTTISSPGLFVSNSDQDLRNVLHLDELSTSSNLLFGERSHESRINGRRLSRRSFSESPTILLTGDLADDHPGSHMRWLFDSGGNLNYNGAGYNLDSRRHHGSERRRQFTSEIPERIIGSDLREEGRETTLCVSGLHPDGTCSCNSFLTAEESSTLESISRIIMLAEALFEVLNEIHHQSLSLSESLLPLPAPESLVDTFPLKYHEKVKNIERYSSYVQQCYICLADYEDGDRLRVLPCNHEYHVPCIDKWLKEINRVCPLCRHNVCDGAGECSDSNMAIPS, encoded by the exons ATGTTCATTAATTTCTTCTTTATACGGCAcaataatcttgaactttccgAGAACTGGGGAATAATGGGTTCGAACAGCAGTCCGATGGTTTCGTCGAAATCGTCATCGTCGCCGAGAAAGCTGTCCGGGCCAAGTGGGTCCATAATCAACCGGACAAAACGCAAACTTTCCTCTTTGTTTTGTGCTTCTTTCAATTCGAGGTCAACCTTTGAG CTAGAAGATTGTCCAGGAAAGTCGTTTGTTACCGCTACTAAAAAAATAGCTCCAGTCAGTAACGACTTTCATTACTCGATGGTAGAATCATCTTCAGTGTTAAGCCCACACATGGTAAGCACAAGTTTCCTTTATGAGAACGGGGACTCTTCTAGAAGAAATAGCAGTATTGTCGATGAAGCTTTTGTGGAATCTTCACTGATAAATCTTCGAACAAGCAGAGATCATATAGATTTCTCAAACACAAGAGAATCACTTCCATTTCAG CCTGGTGAAGAATTGGTTTCTGAAAATGCAACAAATCGTGTATCTACTGCTGATGCAACGGCAGAAATCACGCCTTTCATTTGCGCAGCCCATGATCAATCAAGAAGTCTTTCACAGGGACTCACTGTTTCACGCGCAGATGTGGATTTAGACTACAATTATTCTGATTTAAGGTCTCTTTCTGTAGTTTCTGATTCTGTGCCGAGATTTCAATTCCCTGGAGATGACCATTCTCACGTGACAACCATTTCTAGTCCAGGATTATTTGTATCTAATAGTGATCAGGATTTGAGAAACGTGCTTCATCTTGATGAGCTGAGTACCTCTTCAAACTTATTGTTTGGGGAAAGAAGCCATGAGTCACGAATAAACGGTAGGAGGCTATCAAGACGCAGCTTTAGCGAATCACCAACCATTTTGTTAACCGGTGATCTTGCCGATGACCATCCTGGCTCCCATATGAGATGGCTTTTCGATTCAGGTGGTAATCTCAATTATAATGGAGCTGGTTATAATCTTGATTCCAGACGTCATCATGGAAGTGAAAGGAGACGGCAATTCACTTCGgag aTACCGGAAAGGATTATAGGCAGTGACCTTCGTGAGGAAGGCCGGGAAACCACATTGTGTGTATCCGGACTCCACCCTGATGGTACGTGCTCATGCAACTCCTTCCTTACGGCTGAAGAATCCAGTACTCTTGAAAGTATTTCTAGAATAATCATGCTTGCCGAGGCATTATTTGAG GTTTTGAATGAAatccatcatcaatctttgtcACTCTCAGAATCCCTTCTCCCACTCCCTGCTCCAGAGTCTCTGGTGGATACCTTTCCTCTCAAGTATCACGAGAAGGTTAAAAACATCGAGCGTTATTCCAGTTATGTTCAACA ATGTTATATTTGTTTAGCTGACTATGAAGATGGGGACAGATTAAGAGTTCTTCCGTGCAATCATGAATACCATGTGCCTTGTATCGATAAATGGCTGAAAGAAATAAATAG GGTATGTCCTCTCTGCAGACATAATGTTTGTGATGGTGCTGGAGAATGTTCAGATTCAAATATGGCAATACCATCTTGA